CAACACTAGCAAGTCAGCCAAAAGtacttatttttccttttttcaaagcAAAACTGACAGTGTGTctaaaatactgaaaaaaaaaaaaaaacagagtctaaGAGCTCGCACAACATATTACTTGTATGTTTTTACGTCTGAACATTACAACACAGCTCCACATATGAAGGAGAACCTTGTGGGGAAGATGTGTTTCCAAgtaggaggaggtggggaaCTGTGGTAAGCATATGTAAATCCATCTTAGGCATTAAAAACAAGCAGCAAGACCGAGGGTGAACAGTTAATGAGGTCAGGCAGCGTGTGACTGGGTAAGTGCAGGACACAGAGGTCAGGGAACAAGGCAAACTTTCCAAAGTAGACGAGGTAAGGAGGTCACACAGTCTAAAGCGTCTGTCTCACATCTCAATGTGAGCTTCTTTGGCTGGTGCTTTGTCCTTTAATGAGCCAGAGATGGTACAGAACCTGCGGGGAACATGAAACAGCAGAGAACAGGCGCATCAGATGGGAACGCTCCGCCAACTAAGCCGATCAATTGAGATTCATTTTAGTTCAGTGTGATTTATACCTGTTACGTAACTTAACATAATGTGGTCAAAACACTACAATATaatctgtttgtgtggaagGCTCTTGAGTCTGCACATATGATGGCGTTAGCTGCAGAGTTGGGATTCGGCCTGTTTTCACGTCACCGTCATATGCCCTTGAAGATGAGTTTGGTTTGTGGCTTTTAATCAAAAGCTGGGATGGATTTTTCAATTGAGCTCAGCATGGTCCACATTCATCCAGCACATCTGGCTGTATCTGCTTTTTGTCGACGTCTTACTTCTTACAAGCCACGACTACCTTTCCTTCTTCTTTCAACTGCAGTTAAAGCTTTGGTTTAAGCAGCAAAGGTTGTCCCTGCTATTCAAATTCCTCTGTTTTGAAATATATCTATTTGAGACACTGGAGATTGGCAATTGAATCCTGGTCCTGATTAATCCCCAAAAGTCACTTTTGCCatgaatgaaatgtataaaaatgtcATGTACGACAGATGTGACAGAATGTGGGATTCACAGCATTACTAATTGATAAGGTAAAGAGTCCTTCTGTAGAATAACCTTCGTTACACAACGTTATCCTGCGAGCCAACTACTGGCAGCAACTGTAGGGGTCCATGGTTTTCATCAACAGCCGTTTCAAGTGGTCTATGGTGAAACAATATGGAAAACTGGAAGATGACATAACTGGTTTCTTACATGTCTGTAATGAATGAAATCCTGGCTGCAGTCTATAACAAGCTGTACATAAAGTCggaatctgtttttcttttgagatTCTGATTGGTTCACTGTAGTTTCAAGATGGAAATACTCAGTTTGCTGCTTATTTTGCTAAAGATAAGTATTGTAATCATATAGAAGCCACATTGGCACAtcaatgacagacagacagacagacagacagacagacagacagacagacagacagacagacagacagacagacagacagacagacagacagacagacagacagacagacagacagacagacagacagacagacagacagacagacagacagacagacagacagatagacagatagacagatagatagatagatagatagatagatagatagatagatagatagatagatagatagatagataggaaATTTTATCATGGGATCATTTGTTGAAAAAGTTTGTACAATACCAATTTGATGGAAAATGCTGAAAGCTACACTGCTGTGAATAAGCCGGTGAAGGAGAAGCATTAACATAACTCCAGTGCTCTGCCTGATCTATCAATGTGCTTCAGCTATAATTAATCATCAATAAAGACGAACAATTATAATCCTCTTTACCTTGACTTTCTAAAATGCGTGCGTTTCTTCAGGGCCACACAACAGGAGGATCTTGCGCAGGCGTTTTTCAGGTCCACAACCTGGTAGATGATGGGGTTGTACATGGCTGAGGACTTGGCCAGCAAGGTGGGAATGACAGACACCGAGATGGGCACTGAGTCTGGGTCACCAAACGCAGACACCACGGACACGATTGCATAAGGAATCCAGGCTATCAAGAAGCCTGCACAGATCAGCATTGCCACCTGGAAGAGGATACAAAGCAGTACTCATGTCACAAAGTTGACCTTAACATGATTCCTGGACAAGCAGTactttcttcccctctcctcccctcctgcctCTCACCCACCTTTGTAAGTTTCATCTCAAGGTTGTGACTGTTGTTGATCCGGGCATCAAACTGCGACATCTCCTTTGCAGAAGACTTGACTTTGAAGATGATCATGACATAGGAGAAGACAATAATGACAGTGGGGAGGATGAGGCAGAAGATGAGGATGGTGATGACGAAGGCCTGGCCGGACACAGAGGCCTGTGCCAGCCACCAGTCCAGCGTGCAGGATGTCCCGAAGGGCTCAGGGGCGTAGTTTCCCCAGCCGATCAGGGGCATGGTGGCCCAAAACATTGCATACGCCCACACAAATGCCAGGCAGAGGAAGATGTGGTGACGTTTGAGCCATGTGCCttagagggaaagaaaagagagaaatg
This genomic window from Platichthys flesus chromosome 18, fPlaFle2.1, whole genome shotgun sequence contains:
- the opn5 gene encoding opsin-5 produces the protein MANETWPSYASHHLLHGDPFASKLSREADIVAAFYICIIGIMSATGNGYVIYMTIKRKTKLRPPELMTVNLAIFDFGISVTGKPFFVVSSFSHRWLFGWEGCQFYGWAGFFFGVGSLITMTMVSLDRYLKICHLSYGTWLKRHHIFLCLAFVWAYAMFWATMPLIGWGNYAPEPFGTSCTLDWWLAQASVSGQAFVITILIFCLILPTVIIVFSYVMIIFKVKSSAKEMSQFDARINNSHNLEMKLTKVAMLICAGFLIAWIPYAIVSVVSAFGDPDSVPISVSVIPTLLAKSSAMYNPIIYQVVDLKNACARSSCCVALKKRTHFRKSRFCTISGSLKDKAPAKEAHIEM